In Fodinibius saliphilus, a genomic segment contains:
- a CDS encoding two-component regulator propeller domain-containing protein: MNRLTPYVLSVLLLLLLSSPSYSQVDSVKFNHLGLDDGLSQVTVTSILQDDKGLLWFGTVGGLNRYDGQNMLIYRSDLTDPNTLSNQQITDMCKDPDGNFWIGSSNGISFFNLKTEQFLRYSDEYGPGQVSHNEINSIYCDADGTVWAATDRGLNSLKNKQEGFNRQYFAPEGTEEMNDFQAVYRDRAGRLWVGSFGAGLYYLDSETDKLVQSPISKLQDKVVNAIYEDRQGYLWVGTNNGVIRINEDETTVKIFKNIRGESTSLSDNTVNVIYQDSRKNIWVGTENGLNLFHPQSGNFSRFNNDPKDEQSIGSNRVHSIYEDNHNTLWIGTWTGGLSKFSYHRKNLKHYLYTPNDPNSLSDNSILDFYEGADNNIWIATDKGLNQFDPKTKKFSHYFNEQGDPNTLSSNRIYNIEQDQNKDLWVSTANGLNHFDPQSGDNKRYYHEPGNPNSLSYNALWGLDIDHKGHVWIATRGGGLDVLNPETNTFKHYNHDPNNPQSISGAFVSDVYVDSKGQVWIGTRGGLDLYQPETDSFKKFPRSSDNPHSLDDNMVMDFYEDSKGRLWVGSMMGVTVLDIETHEVLQYFSRKDGLPDDTIWGITEDENGTIYLTTTFGLAVWNAENETFDLFDKRDGLQANEFNAGAALTASDGKIYIGGINGFNTFYPSDLEGNPHPPPVVITEFQLYNEKVPVRDTANADETYGDILTKSITYTDTLTLSHADDVFSFEFAALNYTIPEKNKYAYKMVGFEEDWNYVGSRNFATYTNLPPGEYTFRVKAANSDGVWNEEGTALTINIMPPFWQTTWFYLFASVFIIGIVFTGYKIKVRRYKEYSERLEQEVADRTSELNNRNEELKNALEELEKARDEVVEKAHKAGMADLATGILHNVGNILNSVNTSAALIEDTMKHSKLQGLLQANNVLREHVEDIEDFVANNPKGKKLMQYYLKLEEPLKKEQRKVIKQSKRLTEKIELINEAIAAQQSYAGASMYADHISLGEMIQDALTLQAGSIDRHGLTVDKDLESVDPIIAQHSKLMHVLVNLIKNAKEAMAGNRPDNKVLNIKSWQDDDRVFLSISDNGSGIKDVNLKKVFNHGFTTKKSGHGFGLHSCANYMKEMGGDIEVESEGKGQGATFTLVFSKAEDNKDEEK, from the coding sequence ATGAATAGATTGACTCCGTACGTTCTGAGTGTTTTACTCCTCCTTTTGCTGAGTTCACCCAGTTACTCCCAGGTAGATAGTGTAAAGTTCAACCACCTTGGACTTGATGATGGGCTTTCTCAGGTCACTGTTACATCCATATTACAGGATGACAAGGGATTGTTATGGTTCGGAACCGTTGGTGGATTAAATCGCTATGACGGGCAAAATATGCTTATCTACAGGAGTGACTTAACAGATCCCAACACTTTGAGTAACCAACAGATTACGGATATGTGTAAGGATCCGGACGGTAATTTTTGGATCGGTAGTTCAAACGGTATTTCATTTTTTAATTTGAAAACCGAACAATTCCTCCGGTATTCTGATGAGTATGGGCCGGGTCAGGTTAGCCATAATGAGATTAATAGCATATACTGTGATGCAGACGGAACAGTTTGGGCAGCTACAGACCGAGGACTGAACAGCCTGAAGAATAAACAGGAAGGTTTTAACCGCCAGTATTTTGCGCCTGAGGGAACTGAGGAGATGAATGATTTTCAGGCGGTATACCGCGACCGAGCCGGAAGATTATGGGTTGGTTCTTTTGGAGCGGGGCTGTATTACCTGGATTCTGAGACCGATAAGCTGGTTCAGAGTCCGATTTCTAAATTACAGGATAAAGTGGTAAATGCTATTTATGAAGATCGTCAGGGATACTTATGGGTAGGCACCAATAATGGGGTTATTCGGATTAATGAGGATGAGACAACAGTAAAAATATTTAAAAATATTCGTGGTGAATCGACCTCTTTGAGTGATAATACAGTTAATGTTATTTATCAAGACAGTAGAAAAAATATTTGGGTTGGTACCGAGAATGGTTTGAATTTATTTCATCCTCAAAGTGGTAACTTTAGTCGGTTTAATAACGATCCCAAGGATGAACAAAGTATTGGATCGAATCGGGTACATAGTATCTATGAGGACAATCACAATACCCTTTGGATAGGAACCTGGACAGGGGGGCTCAGCAAGTTTAGCTACCACCGGAAAAATTTAAAGCATTACCTCTATACCCCTAACGACCCCAACAGCTTAAGTGATAACAGTATCCTTGATTTTTATGAAGGAGCTGATAACAATATTTGGATTGCTACTGACAAAGGTCTGAATCAATTTGATCCTAAGACAAAAAAATTCAGTCATTACTTTAATGAGCAGGGAGATCCTAATACTTTAAGTAGTAATCGGATCTATAATATAGAACAGGATCAAAACAAAGACTTATGGGTAAGTACCGCAAATGGACTGAATCACTTTGATCCCCAGTCGGGAGATAATAAACGTTATTATCATGAACCGGGAAATCCTAATTCGCTTAGTTACAATGCTCTTTGGGGACTTGATATTGACCATAAGGGGCATGTTTGGATTGCTACAAGGGGAGGGGGACTGGACGTACTAAATCCTGAAACAAATACTTTTAAGCATTATAATCATGATCCCAATAACCCCCAAAGCATAAGTGGTGCCTTTGTTTCTGATGTCTATGTTGACAGCAAGGGTCAGGTCTGGATAGGTACCCGGGGAGGACTTGATCTATATCAGCCTGAGACCGACTCATTTAAAAAATTTCCGCGTTCATCTGATAATCCACACAGCCTCGACGATAATATGGTGATGGATTTCTATGAAGATTCCAAAGGACGTCTATGGGTAGGATCTATGATGGGAGTAACCGTACTCGATATTGAAACCCATGAGGTGCTACAATACTTTTCGCGAAAAGACGGCCTGCCTGATGATACCATCTGGGGTATAACCGAAGATGAAAATGGCACTATCTATTTAACGACTACCTTTGGTTTAGCTGTTTGGAATGCCGAAAACGAAACCTTCGATCTATTTGATAAGAGAGACGGATTACAGGCAAATGAATTCAACGCTGGTGCTGCACTTACTGCTTCGGATGGGAAAATTTATATAGGCGGAATTAATGGGTTCAATACGTTTTATCCTTCCGACCTGGAAGGAAATCCCCATCCACCACCCGTAGTTATAACTGAATTTCAACTCTATAATGAGAAGGTACCTGTCCGTGATACAGCCAATGCGGATGAGACCTATGGTGATATCCTAACAAAATCTATTACCTATACCGATACACTTACATTATCGCATGCTGATGACGTCTTTTCCTTTGAATTTGCCGCTTTGAATTATACCATACCTGAAAAAAATAAGTACGCTTATAAGATGGTAGGCTTTGAGGAAGATTGGAACTATGTGGGAAGTCGTAACTTCGCTACATATACGAACTTGCCACCAGGTGAATATACTTTCCGGGTGAAAGCCGCAAATAGTGACGGAGTTTGGAATGAAGAAGGGACTGCTCTTACCATTAATATAATGCCTCCATTTTGGCAGACAACATGGTTTTACTTGTTTGCTTCAGTATTTATTATTGGCATTGTATTTACCGGGTACAAGATAAAAGTACGCAGGTATAAAGAGTATAGTGAACGGCTGGAACAAGAGGTAGCAGATCGCACATCGGAACTAAATAATAGAAATGAAGAGCTTAAAAATGCTCTCGAAGAACTTGAAAAAGCAAGAGATGAAGTAGTAGAAAAAGCTCATAAAGCCGGTATGGCCGACCTCGCGACCGGAATTCTGCACAATGTGGGAAATATTTTGAATAGCGTAAATACTTCTGCAGCTCTTATTGAAGATACTATGAAGCATTCAAAACTGCAGGGGCTATTGCAGGCAAACAACGTTTTACGAGAACATGTGGAGGATATTGAAGATTTTGTTGCCAATAATCCTAAAGGCAAGAAGTTGATGCAATATTATTTAAAACTGGAAGAACCTCTTAAAAAAGAGCAGCGCAAGGTTATTAAACAATCGAAGCGATTAACGGAAAAAATCGAGCTTATTAATGAGGCCATAGCAGCACAACAAAGTTATGCAGGAGCAAGTATGTATGCCGATCATATTTCGCTTGGAGAGATGATTCAAGATGCCTTAACGCTACAAGCCGGATCTATTGACCGTCATGGATTAACAGTTGATAAAGATTTGGAATCTGTAGATCCGATTATTGCCCAACATTCAAAACTGATGCATGTACTTGTAAATCTCATTAAAAATGCGAAAGAAGCAATGGCGGGCAATCGTCCGGATAATAAAGTATTAAACATAAAAAGTTGGCAGGATGATGATAGAGTGTTTTTGTCGATTTCTGATAACGGTTCCGGAATTAAAGACGTGAATCTTAAAAAGGTATTTAATCATGGGTTTACTACTAAAAAAAGTGGCCATGGTTTTGGGTTACATAGCTGTGCTAATTATATGAAAGAGATGGGAGGAGACATCGAAGTAGAAAGTGAGGGTAAGGGGCAAGGAGCTACTTTTACTTTAGTTTTTTCCAAAGCCGAAGATAATAAAGATGAAGAGAAATAA
- a CDS encoding response regulator, translating into MGHNHILIVDDNESIHEDIETILSNSSGDSDPELQQIEEDLFSDGSEKKKEPVAQVEYEIDHAYQGEEAVEKVAKAQESDNPYSLVFMDIRMPPGIDGIQAIKRIWDDYPYTEVVICTAYSDYSLDEIIQNLGTTDKLLFIKKPFDATALKQTALTQTTKWQLQQEAISYTEKLEEKVNERTQQLNESVEKFKKMKEKAEEASATKSIFLANMSHEIRTPMNGVIGMNDLLMETDLDEEQEELSRLVKRSAESLLRVINDILDFSKIEAGKMDIEEIPFNIRNVIKEVVEIITYSTEEKGLDITYSADEDIPQKLLGDPTRLRQILLNYGSNAVKFTEEGYVAFNIDLIESEEDEHLVQFSVEDTGTGISEDKQSDIFGSFSQADSSTTRKFGGTGLGLAICRQLAELMDGEVDVESELGEGSTFYCTIPFKDVEEETNEVQTGREEEKEEKAFLSEDMKILVAEDNEINQMVATKILEKEGLDVEIVENGLEAVKAVKENDYAFVLMDIQMPEMDGYDATRAIREMEEETGKHIPIIALTASAMEEDRKLCLDAGMDDYVPKPVDREYLMKALKRTLTQGNTSQVTTG; encoded by the coding sequence ATGGGGCATAATCATATTTTAATAGTCGATGATAATGAATCTATCCATGAGGATATTGAGACTATATTATCGAACTCCAGTGGGGATTCTGATCCTGAACTTCAGCAAATTGAAGAAGATCTTTTCAGTGATGGAAGTGAAAAGAAAAAGGAGCCTGTTGCGCAAGTTGAGTATGAGATTGACCATGCCTACCAAGGAGAAGAAGCTGTTGAAAAGGTAGCTAAGGCTCAGGAAAGTGACAATCCCTATTCATTGGTATTTATGGATATCAGGATGCCACCGGGCATAGATGGGATACAGGCGATTAAAAGAATTTGGGATGATTATCCATATACCGAAGTTGTAATTTGTACAGCCTATTCAGACTATTCGCTGGATGAGATTATACAAAATCTGGGAACAACGGATAAGCTATTGTTTATCAAAAAGCCATTTGATGCTACTGCTCTTAAGCAGACAGCCTTAACTCAAACTACCAAGTGGCAGCTCCAGCAAGAGGCTATTTCTTATACAGAAAAACTAGAAGAGAAGGTTAATGAACGTACACAGCAGCTCAATGAATCGGTAGAAAAGTTTAAAAAGATGAAAGAAAAGGCCGAAGAAGCATCGGCTACGAAGAGCATCTTTTTAGCGAATATGAGTCACGAAATTCGCACACCCATGAATGGGGTTATTGGAATGAATGACCTGTTGATGGAGACCGATCTTGATGAGGAGCAAGAAGAACTTTCACGGCTGGTAAAGCGTAGCGCAGAATCATTGCTACGCGTTATTAACGACATTTTAGACTTCTCCAAAATTGAAGCAGGAAAGATGGATATTGAAGAGATTCCATTCAATATCCGTAATGTTATTAAAGAAGTTGTTGAGATAATAACATATTCTACTGAAGAAAAAGGTCTGGATATAACATATTCTGCAGATGAGGATATTCCTCAAAAATTGCTTGGAGATCCCACGCGACTGCGTCAAATATTACTCAATTATGGTAGTAATGCCGTCAAATTTACCGAAGAAGGATATGTTGCATTTAATATCGATTTAATTGAATCAGAGGAAGATGAACACTTGGTACAATTTTCGGTAGAGGATACTGGAACGGGAATATCCGAAGATAAACAGTCAGATATTTTTGGATCGTTTTCACAGGCTGATTCATCTACAACGCGCAAATTTGGGGGAACCGGACTTGGGTTGGCAATTTGCCGGCAACTGGCAGAACTTATGGACGGAGAAGTTGATGTGGAGAGTGAACTCGGAGAAGGATCAACCTTTTATTGTACTATTCCATTTAAAGATGTTGAAGAAGAGACAAATGAAGTCCAGACAGGCAGAGAAGAGGAGAAAGAAGAGAAAGCTTTCCTTTCTGAAGATATGAAGATATTGGTTGCCGAAGACAATGAAATAAACCAAATGGTTGCAACCAAAATATTAGAAAAAGAGGGGCTTGATGTTGAAATCGTAGAGAACGGTCTTGAAGCGGTTAAGGCTGTCAAAGAAAATGATTATGCTTTTGTCTTGATGGACATCCAGATGCCTGAGATGGACGGTTATGATGCCACTAGAGCAATAAGGGAAATGGAGGAGGAAACCGGTAAGCATATACCCATTATCGCCCTTACGGCTTCGGCTATGGAAGAAGATCGCAAACTTTGCCTGGACGCCGGCATGGACGATTATGTACCTAAGCCTGTTGACAGGGAATATCTGATGAAAGCTTTGAAAAGAACATTAACTCAAGGAAATACGTCACAGGTTACTACGGGTTAG
- a CDS encoding DUF5694 domain-containing protein, translating into MFLNTSINKFRIQAFLALILILSTSIPAIGQSQATTYQTDTTVEVMILGTGHFGNPGQDVINIKFPDVLKPKYQKQVGQVLDSLATFNPTKMAVEVRPSYKSKFDSLYKAYLEGSHSLSRNERQQIGFRIGKRFNHSHLYSIDHKGKFPFTKVVKYARQHNPQFVNYFKALRKEIESEDQELYNNATIREILQEKNSPQNLQKQRDFYAQTAAVGADTTWVGAKLVSQWHKRNIKIFGHLAKIAEEGDRIIVLFGSGHAPLLRYFVNSSKRMKLVEPLDYL; encoded by the coding sequence ATGTTTTTAAATACTTCAATCAATAAGTTCAGAATACAAGCTTTTCTCGCACTCATTCTAATTTTATCAACTTCGATTCCGGCTATTGGGCAGTCACAAGCGACTACTTATCAAACGGATACAACCGTGGAAGTAATGATTTTAGGAACCGGGCATTTCGGTAACCCCGGCCAGGATGTTATTAATATCAAGTTCCCAGATGTACTGAAGCCGAAATATCAAAAACAGGTCGGCCAAGTTCTCGATTCTCTGGCGACTTTCAACCCTACAAAAATGGCGGTAGAAGTACGCCCCTCCTATAAGTCCAAATTTGACAGTCTCTATAAGGCCTATTTGGAAGGAAGTCATTCTTTAAGTAGAAATGAACGACAACAGATCGGCTTTAGAATAGGAAAACGATTTAACCATTCCCATCTTTATTCAATTGATCACAAGGGTAAATTTCCTTTTACCAAAGTCGTCAAGTATGCCCGTCAACACAACCCCCAATTTGTTAATTACTTCAAAGCGCTCAGAAAAGAGATCGAATCAGAGGATCAAGAACTCTATAATAATGCCACCATTCGCGAGATTTTGCAGGAAAAAAATAGCCCACAAAATCTGCAGAAGCAACGTGATTTTTATGCCCAAACAGCTGCAGTTGGAGCCGATACCACTTGGGTAGGAGCTAAATTGGTATCTCAATGGCATAAACGCAATATCAAAATATTTGGTCATCTTGCTAAAATTGCAGAAGAAGGGGATCGAATTATCGTACTCTTTGGAAGTGGTCATGCCCCACTCCTGCGATATTTCGTTAACTCTTCCAAAAGAATGAAGCTCGTAGAACCACTGGATTATTTATGA
- a CDS encoding nitrilase-related carbon-nitrogen hydrolase, with product MKIALIQQACTEHKFENLDRGLQSAREAAKSGANIICFPELAFEPFYPQYNNPTEPERHAQKIPGTITESFSELAAEFEVVIILNLYEQDGDKTYDSSPVINIDGSIMGTTRMVHITDYACFHEKQYYTPGNNGAPVYDTPYGKIGVAICYDRHYPEYMRALALNGAEIVFVPQAGAVGEWPEGLYQSELRTAAFQNGYFTALCNRVGEEPKLTFAGESFVCNPQGSVIAEAASQDEAILYCDINLEEVPNSHARKLFMRDRRPNIYKDW from the coding sequence ATGAAAATTGCTCTTATCCAGCAAGCATGTACTGAACATAAATTTGAAAACCTAGACCGTGGTCTTCAATCGGCTCGCGAAGCTGCGAAATCAGGAGCTAATATCATCTGTTTCCCGGAACTGGCTTTTGAACCGTTCTACCCTCAGTACAATAACCCAACTGAACCGGAACGGCATGCCCAGAAAATACCGGGTACTATTACCGAATCTTTTTCTGAGCTGGCAGCAGAATTTGAAGTGGTCATCATACTTAATTTATACGAGCAAGATGGAGATAAAACCTATGACAGTTCTCCCGTGATAAATATTGATGGCTCCATTATGGGAACAACTCGCATGGTTCATATTACTGATTATGCTTGTTTCCATGAAAAACAGTATTACACACCCGGTAATAATGGGGCCCCGGTATATGATACTCCCTATGGTAAAATCGGTGTTGCTATTTGCTACGATCGGCATTATCCGGAGTATATGAGAGCTTTAGCTTTGAATGGTGCCGAAATTGTATTTGTACCACAAGCCGGTGCCGTTGGGGAATGGCCCGAAGGCTTATACCAATCGGAACTGCGTACTGCGGCTTTTCAAAATGGATATTTTACCGCACTTTGCAACCGAGTAGGCGAAGAACCAAAACTTACCTTTGCCGGAGAATCTTTTGTTTGTAACCCCCAAGGATCTGTCATTGCAGAGGCAGCAAGTCAAGACGAAGCGATACTGTATTGTGATATAAATTTAGAAGAAGTTCCCAACTCCCATGCACGAAAGCTTTTTATGAGAGATCGACGGCCAAATATATATAAGGATTGGTAA
- a CDS encoding serine protease: MIEQTIPNKFVELADKQRESEEELFSKENVVGVALGNKIKNGKDTEETAIQVLVQHKLEPDLLSKNDLIPDKVKGTKTDVIEVGQIVAGPLAPDIEPVTQTGLDVGNGDMVDWDMQEELDDILTDPKERTRALKKRRAKSARGISPEQLHQRSRPVRGGFSIGHYKITAGTMSTACYDLKAFPGIPQKFYILSNNHVLANSNKANMGDPILQPGPYDGGSYPRDMVARLSRFIPIRFKNSSTTPRNYVDAAIAEVPFHIANREVYWIGHVKDLYAAPKVGDIVQKVGRTTDFSTGRVKSINATVDVNYGNGRVARFAHQILTTRMSAGGDSGSLVTTLDEKAVGLLFAGSPYVTVLNNILYVQSLLNIRIHEK; this comes from the coding sequence ATGATAGAACAAACAATCCCAAACAAGTTCGTTGAACTTGCAGATAAACAACGAGAAAGTGAAGAAGAACTCTTTTCGAAAGAAAATGTGGTAGGAGTTGCCCTTGGTAATAAGATCAAGAATGGTAAAGATACCGAAGAAACTGCCATTCAGGTTTTAGTACAGCACAAACTGGAACCAGATTTACTATCCAAAAATGACCTCATACCCGATAAGGTTAAAGGAACTAAAACAGATGTAATTGAAGTAGGTCAAATTGTAGCCGGCCCCTTGGCTCCTGATATAGAGCCTGTGACTCAAACTGGTTTAGATGTAGGCAATGGGGATATGGTTGACTGGGATATGCAAGAAGAGCTGGATGATATACTTACCGACCCCAAAGAACGTACACGTGCTCTCAAAAAACGACGAGCGAAATCGGCAAGAGGAATATCTCCTGAACAGCTACACCAACGAAGTCGTCCCGTTCGTGGTGGTTTTAGTATCGGCCATTATAAAATCACTGCCGGTACAATGTCTACAGCGTGTTACGATTTAAAAGCTTTTCCCGGTATACCCCAGAAATTCTATATTTTGAGCAATAATCATGTTCTGGCAAACTCTAATAAAGCCAACATGGGAGACCCAATTTTACAACCGGGTCCCTATGACGGAGGATCATATCCCCGAGATATGGTTGCTCGTTTAAGTCGATTTATTCCTATTCGATTCAAAAATTCTTCTACGACTCCTCGTAATTATGTAGATGCTGCTATCGCTGAAGTTCCCTTCCATATTGCAAACCGTGAAGTATACTGGATTGGACACGTTAAAGATCTGTATGCAGCTCCAAAAGTTGGTGATATCGTCCAGAAGGTAGGGCGTACTACTGATTTCAGTACTGGGCGTGTCAAAAGTATCAACGCAACTGTTGATGTCAATTATGGTAATGGGCGGGTAGCTCGATTTGCACACCAAATCCTTACTACTCGTATGAGCGCGGGAGGCGATTCGGGTAGCCTTGTTACTACATTGGATGAAAAAGCTGTGGGATTGTTATTCGCTGGTTCGCCCTATGTAACAGTACTTAACAATATCCTCTATGTACAATCATTGCTCAATATTCGTATCCACGAAAAATAA
- a CDS encoding heavy metal translocating P-type ATPase: protein MSYLKKYKEVIISAVFLVGALVAEYLISFTGQQYVYLSLYILSYLSVGGPVWIKAFKSIKKGNIFSEFLLMGIATVGAFAIGEYAEGVAVMLFYMVGEYAQGNAVQRARRSIKSLIDSQPDIANVERNRTVLKVSPQNVKVGEIIRVKPGEKVPLDGILLSDQGSFNTAALTGESKPMIRKTGEEVWAGSINRQTPVRIEVTSAYEKTKLSKILEMVKEASSRKAPTERFMSRFAKVYTPIVVWMAVAVTFLPYLFVENYVFQEWFYRALIFLVVSCPCGLVISIPLGYFGGIGAASRNGILFKGANFLDQLRKMNILFMDKTGTLTKGEFKVQEVYPVNGYDKEELLKLAASLERQSTHPIAKAIADYVNGQSLYSVANQKEVSGKGLVGTINQKMVAVGNRDLLNDYDIQLVGNGWKDSYTYVHVAKEGMHVGTISITDKIKEDSKSAVQKLHQLGVEKLVMLSGDKQEVVDRVANKLGLEYAYGGLMPDDKYSYVKGALGPKNVVGFIGDGVNDAPVITLADVGIAMGGIGSDATIETADVVIQTDQPSKISTAIEIANFTHRVVWQNIGFALGIKLLVMALAAFGIATMWEAIFADVGVALLAIANAIRIQHRYSDVHLILGNGRQGEEENTPAKKCCDP, encoded by the coding sequence ATGTCATATCTCAAAAAATACAAAGAAGTCATTATTAGTGCTGTGTTCCTGGTAGGGGCATTAGTCGCAGAATATTTAATATCCTTTACAGGACAGCAGTACGTGTATCTATCGCTATATATACTTTCGTACCTGTCAGTAGGTGGCCCGGTATGGATAAAAGCATTTAAATCCATTAAAAAAGGAAACATATTTAGTGAATTTCTGCTGATGGGTATTGCCACGGTTGGTGCTTTTGCCATCGGCGAGTATGCTGAAGGGGTAGCCGTAATGCTGTTCTATATGGTTGGAGAATATGCCCAGGGTAATGCTGTACAACGGGCACGACGATCTATCAAATCATTAATTGACAGTCAGCCCGATATAGCAAACGTTGAACGAAATCGCACTGTGTTAAAAGTTAGTCCCCAAAATGTTAAAGTAGGGGAAATTATTCGTGTCAAACCCGGGGAGAAAGTGCCATTGGATGGGATATTGCTTTCAGATCAGGGATCTTTTAATACGGCTGCCTTAACCGGAGAATCCAAGCCGATGATACGCAAAACTGGGGAAGAGGTATGGGCCGGATCCATCAACCGCCAAACTCCTGTGCGTATTGAAGTAACCAGTGCCTATGAAAAAACGAAGCTATCCAAGATATTAGAGATGGTAAAAGAGGCTTCCTCGCGAAAGGCACCAACAGAACGGTTTATGAGCCGTTTCGCTAAAGTCTATACGCCCATTGTCGTGTGGATGGCTGTGGCTGTGACTTTTCTGCCATATTTATTTGTAGAGAACTATGTTTTCCAAGAATGGTTCTATCGTGCTCTTATTTTCTTGGTTGTTTCTTGCCCCTGTGGGTTGGTGATTTCCATTCCCCTCGGCTATTTTGGAGGCATTGGTGCGGCATCGCGCAATGGCATCCTTTTCAAAGGCGCTAACTTTCTGGATCAACTTCGCAAGATGAATATCCTATTTATGGATAAAACAGGAACCCTGACAAAGGGAGAATTTAAAGTTCAGGAGGTTTATCCTGTGAATGGTTACGATAAAGAGGAGCTGCTTAAATTGGCCGCCTCATTGGAACGGCAGTCTACTCATCCCATTGCAAAGGCTATAGCAGATTACGTGAATGGGCAATCGTTGTATTCGGTGGCCAATCAAAAAGAAGTATCTGGTAAAGGACTTGTAGGGACCATTAACCAGAAAATGGTAGCTGTTGGGAACCGTGATTTATTGAATGATTATGATATCCAGCTTGTAGGTAATGGCTGGAAAGATTCTTATACCTATGTGCATGTTGCAAAAGAGGGTATGCATGTAGGAACCATCAGCATAACAGATAAAATTAAAGAGGATAGCAAAAGTGCAGTTCAAAAGTTACATCAGCTAGGCGTTGAAAAGCTTGTAATGTTGTCTGGTGATAAACAGGAAGTAGTCGATCGTGTTGCGAACAAGTTGGGGTTGGAGTATGCTTATGGCGGTCTTATGCCTGATGATAAATATAGTTACGTTAAAGGGGCGCTGGGACCTAAGAATGTGGTAGGTTTTATCGGAGATGGTGTGAATGATGCCCCGGTGATTACCTTAGCCGATGTTGGAATTGCAATGGGTGGTATAGGGTCAGACGCAACAATAGAAACAGCTGATGTGGTTATACAAACCGATCAGCCTTCAAAAATATCTACAGCTATAGAGATTGCGAATTTTACGCACCGGGTGGTATGGCAAAATATTGGCTTTGCGCTGGGTATTAAACTATTGGTAATGGCGCTTGCCGCTTTTGGAATTGCAACGATGTGGGAGGCTATCTTTGCTGATGTAGGGGTAGCGTTATTAGCAATTGCCAATGCCATTCGCATTCAACATAGATACTCAGACGTGCATTTAATTCTTGGCAATGGTAGACAAGGGGAGGAAGAAAATACTCCTGCAAAAAAATGTTGTGACCCATAA
- a CDS encoding STAS/SEC14 domain-containing protein: MIEINEDVNNGNLALRVAGEISREELAELAELIRKQAQYLKDPHLLVIIEGFEGWAAFNVLRMSRRLYAKYANCFDRIAVVHSHKNQKQTRQYFGTLMKGELMIFSIDEAENAWSWIDQKPHL; encoded by the coding sequence ATGATAGAGATAAATGAAGATGTGAATAATGGGAACCTGGCCTTGCGGGTGGCCGGAGAGATTTCTAGAGAAGAATTAGCAGAGCTAGCAGAATTGATTAGAAAACAAGCTCAATATTTGAAAGATCCTCACCTATTAGTCATTATAGAAGGTTTTGAAGGGTGGGCGGCCTTTAATGTACTTAGGATGAGCCGCCGCCTGTATGCGAAATATGCTAACTGTTTTGACCGTATTGCTGTTGTTCATAGTCATAAGAATCAAAAACAAACGAGACAGTATTTTGGTACCTTAATGAAAGGAGAATTAATGATATTTTCTATTGACGAGGCTGAAAATGCATGGAGCTGGATCGATCAAAAACCTCATTTATAA